One stretch of Thermus thermamylovorans DNA includes these proteins:
- a CDS encoding DUF3341 domain-containing protein, which translates to MLYGIMAYFDAPERLLSALRVLREEGYRQFEALAPGPLEGLEEALGQRRDEAIPWAAFAFGVLGLGLGLFLQIYTSLDYPINAGGKPLLGWPAFIPVTFEITILTIALGIFLLLLYMTGLPRAAHPAVLARGYPGVLVDRYGIFVYVTDPRFHPTATRSLLESLGAQVEEVGGG; encoded by the coding sequence ATGCTGTACGGGATCATGGCCTATTTTGACGCTCCCGAGAGGCTGCTTTCCGCCTTGCGGGTCCTAAGGGAAGAGGGCTACCGCCAGTTCGAGGCCCTGGCCCCAGGCCCCTTGGAGGGCCTGGAGGAGGCCCTGGGGCAGAGGCGGGACGAGGCCATCCCCTGGGCAGCCTTCGCCTTCGGGGTTTTGGGCCTAGGCCTGGGTCTCTTTCTCCAGATCTACACCTCTTTGGACTACCCCATAAACGCCGGGGGTAAGCCTCTTTTGGGCTGGCCTGCCTTCATCCCCGTGACCTTTGAGATCACCATCCTCACCATCGCCCTGGGGATTTTCCTGCTTTTGCTCTACATGACCGGCCTCCCGCGGGCGGCGCACCCCGCGGTGCTCGCCCGGGGATATCCCGGGGTGCTGGTGGACCGGTATGGGATCTTCGTCTACGTCACCGACCCCCGGTTCCACCCCACGGCCACCCGCAGCCTTCTGGAAAGCCTCGGCGCCCAGGTGGAGGAGGTGGGGGGTGGTTAG
- the nrfD gene encoding NrfD/PsrC family molybdoenzyme membrane anchor subunit, which translates to MAHKEPHPDRDLIQGDWTEKSLVEKLLEPVEKPPPRPWRLVAAVGAALTLAWLYAIFVTFVRGLGTWGINQPVAWGLDVVHFVWWIGIGHAGTLISAILVLMRQNWRDSLNRVTEAMTFFAILAAATFPLIHMGRPQHFYWVMPYPTHMALWPQYKSPLSWDVLAIMTYITISTLFLYLGLIPDLALLRERSRGWRRKFYGWLSLGWTGSALHWQRYRAVYVLLAGLATPVVISVHSVVSMDFAYALVPGWHVTIFPPFFAAGAIYSGFAMALTLVIPLRKWYRLEGVITERHLDWMAKITLASGLGVAYIYLLEIFVMWYSAEPHEWAQQLWRMTGPYAPYYWAMMLINVGLLQTLWFPRFRRNIAWLFIFSILANVGMWLERFVIVVISLSHDFVPGSFNLYFPTWVDWTLFLGTLGFFLLGLALFIRLFPPIAVAEMVHLFHKLRKH; encoded by the coding sequence ATGGCGCATAAGGAGCCCCATCCCGACCGCGACCTCATCCAGGGGGACTGGACGGAAAAGTCCTTGGTGGAGAAGCTCCTGGAGCCTGTGGAAAAGCCCCCGCCTCGGCCCTGGAGGTTGGTGGCGGCTGTGGGGGCGGCCCTCACCTTGGCCTGGCTCTACGCCATCTTCGTCACCTTCGTCCGGGGCCTCGGCACCTGGGGCATCAACCAGCCCGTGGCCTGGGGGCTGGACGTCGTCCACTTCGTCTGGTGGATCGGCATCGGCCACGCGGGGACCCTGATCAGCGCCATCCTGGTCCTCATGCGCCAGAACTGGCGGGACTCCCTGAACCGGGTCACCGAGGCCATGACCTTCTTCGCCATCCTGGCTGCGGCTACCTTCCCCCTGATCCACATGGGCCGACCCCAGCACTTCTACTGGGTCATGCCCTACCCCACCCATATGGCCCTCTGGCCCCAGTACAAGAGCCCCCTCTCCTGGGACGTGCTGGCCATTATGACCTACATCACCATATCTACCCTCTTCCTCTACCTGGGTTTGATCCCCGACCTGGCGCTCCTGCGGGAAAGGAGCCGGGGCTGGCGCCGGAAGTTCTACGGTTGGCTCTCCTTGGGCTGGACGGGAAGCGCCCTCCACTGGCAGCGCTACCGGGCAGTGTATGTGCTCCTGGCGGGCCTCGCCACCCCGGTGGTCATCTCCGTGCACTCGGTGGTGAGCATGGACTTCGCCTACGCCTTGGTGCCGGGCTGGCACGTGACCATCTTCCCTCCCTTCTTCGCCGCCGGGGCCATCTACTCGGGTTTCGCCATGGCCCTCACCCTGGTCATCCCTCTGCGGAAGTGGTACCGCCTGGAGGGGGTGATCACGGAACGGCACCTGGACTGGATGGCCAAGATCACCCTGGCCTCGGGCCTGGGGGTGGCTTACATCTACCTCCTGGAGATCTTCGTCATGTGGTACTCCGCCGAGCCCCACGAGTGGGCCCAGCAGCTTTGGCGCATGACGGGACCCTACGCCCCTTACTACTGGGCCATGATGCTCATCAACGTGGGGCTTCTCCAGACCCTGTGGTTTCCCCGCTTCCGCCGGAACATCGCCTGGCTCTTTATCTTCTCCATTCTGGCCAACGTGGGCATGTGGCTGGAGCGCTTCGTCATCGTGGTGATCAGCCTCTCCCACGACTTCGTCCCCGGGAGCTTCAACCTCTACTTCCCCACCTGGGTGGACTGGACCCTCTTCCTCGGCACCCTGGGCTTCTTCCTCCTGGGCTTGGCCCTGTTCATCCGCCTCTTCCCGCCCATCGCCGTGGCGGAGATGGTCCACCTGTTCCACAAGCTGCGGAAGCACTAG
- a CDS encoding 4Fe-4S dicluster domain-containing protein — MRRGPEDALEKELFREEFPFGPVSRRGILAMGLWALAACTPLVRRQGVPYVRQPERAVKGGRAEFVTAIPHAGLAEVVRVRTYQERPLFLSPLEGAMAPYPLAGLYTLYDPARRGREPDWGGFYAAWHQALAEGETLLVLPRITSPRLEGLLERAQERYPNLRVAHFEAWSLENVYRGAELAFGRRAWPVYAPERAEAVLLLDVDLHEHPAGYLWWAALSSKRLPPMNRIYAVESAPTLLGAMADHRLALKPSGLEAFLLALAQVLGVVPGTPASDYGGFLPALADDLRRGGLVLPGLHLSPGAQALALAVNLALGAPVRYVEPLEAQVATPRAFLEAEGAERLVWAAEGPLPSFQGKAFAALLSLYPREVPWSLPLAHPLEAGGQHRDARGRLWPAQALLKPLWGGKGLEEVLAGLLGEEPPALSPEERQALAEGRPLEEAREAPVALLPGLEGRLPPLREEAPLELTLRPDASLFDGRYRENPYLQELPRPLSRLVWDGALLLGEEEAEALGYLGEVRARERRADPRRPLLRVRAGGKEALLPLWPLHGLPRGSLVAPLSHLFHPEGVAFPAELIPTGRDYPLVSTQYHGYLGAVETVRVLTEAEAAEKEPKEEKRLSFYPPWPVGEHAWAMTVDLSRCLGCGLCILACQVENNIPAVGKEEVRKGREMHWIRVDRYFAEEGVLHQPVMCQHCEKAPCEAVCPVAATGHSDEGLNLMVYNRCVGTKYCSANCPYKARRFNFFPYAEAFVGKGDPRRAKESPLSLLMNPEVTVRSRGVMEKCTYCVQRIELTRAQAAQEGRKIRTGEVVTACQEVCPGKAIHFGDLLDPEDPIQAHRQEGRHYTLLPEANTWPRTTYLAHLKNPNPRLKEPKKEDDHGA; from the coding sequence ATGCGACGCGGTCCTGAGGATGCCCTGGAAAAGGAGCTTTTCCGAGAGGAGTTCCCCTTCGGCCCCGTAAGCCGCAGGGGGATTTTGGCCATGGGCCTTTGGGCCCTCGCCGCCTGCACCCCGCTGGTGCGGCGCCAGGGGGTGCCTTACGTGCGCCAGCCGGAGCGGGCGGTGAAGGGGGGTCGGGCGGAGTTCGTCACCGCCATTCCCCACGCGGGCTTGGCCGAGGTGGTGCGGGTGAGGACCTATCAGGAACGCCCCCTTTTCCTCTCCCCTCTGGAGGGGGCCATGGCCCCTTATCCCTTGGCGGGCCTCTATACCCTCTACGACCCGGCCCGCAGGGGTAGGGAGCCGGACTGGGGGGGGTTTTACGCCGCCTGGCACCAGGCCTTGGCCGAGGGGGAGACCCTCCTGGTCCTACCCCGCATCACCTCACCTCGCCTGGAGGGGCTCCTAGAGAGAGCTCAGGAACGCTACCCCAACCTGCGGGTGGCCCACTTCGAGGCCTGGAGCCTGGAAAACGTTTACCGTGGTGCTGAACTGGCCTTCGGCCGGAGGGCCTGGCCCGTGTACGCCCCGGAGCGGGCGGAGGCCGTCCTCCTCCTGGATGTGGACCTCCACGAGCACCCGGCGGGCTACCTTTGGTGGGCTGCTTTGAGCAGCAAGCGCCTGCCCCCCATGAACCGCATTTACGCGGTGGAGAGCGCCCCTACCCTCCTTGGGGCTATGGCCGACCATCGCCTGGCCCTGAAGCCGAGCGGACTGGAGGCCTTTCTCCTGGCCCTGGCGCAGGTCCTGGGGGTGGTCCCGGGGACCCCGGCCTCTGACTACGGGGGCTTCCTCCCCGCCCTGGCGGACGACCTCCGCCGGGGCGGTCTGGTTCTCCCCGGCCTCCACCTTTCCCCCGGGGCCCAGGCCCTGGCCCTGGCGGTGAACCTGGCCCTGGGCGCCCCGGTGCGCTACGTCGAGCCCCTCGAGGCCCAGGTCGCCACTCCCCGGGCCTTCCTGGAGGCGGAGGGGGCGGAGCGGCTGGTCTGGGCGGCGGAGGGCCCCCTGCCCTCCTTCCAGGGCAAGGCCTTCGCCGCCCTCCTCTCCCTCTACCCCAGGGAGGTTCCTTGGAGCTTGCCCCTGGCCCATCCCCTGGAGGCGGGCGGCCAACACCGGGACGCCCGAGGAAGGCTTTGGCCCGCTCAGGCCCTCCTCAAGCCCCTCTGGGGAGGTAAGGGCCTGGAGGAGGTGCTCGCGGGGCTTTTGGGGGAGGAGCCCCCCGCTCTTTCCCCCGAGGAGCGGCAGGCCCTGGCCGAGGGCAGGCCCCTGGAGGAGGCCAGGGAAGCGCCGGTGGCCCTCCTCCCTGGCCTGGAGGGCCGCCTCCCCCCCTTGCGGGAGGAGGCCCCCCTGGAGCTCACCCTGCGCCCTGACGCCAGCCTCTTCGACGGCCGCTACCGGGAAAACCCCTACCTACAGGAGCTCCCCCGGCCCCTGAGCCGCTTGGTCTGGGACGGGGCCCTCCTCCTGGGGGAGGAGGAGGCGGAGGCCCTGGGCTACCTGGGGGAGGTCCGGGCCCGGGAGCGGCGGGCCGACCCCAGGCGGCCCCTCCTCCGGGTGCGGGCGGGGGGAAAGGAGGCCCTTCTCCCCCTCTGGCCCCTTCACGGCCTTCCCCGGGGCAGCCTGGTGGCCCCCCTCTCCCACCTCTTCCACCCCGAGGGGGTAGCCTTCCCCGCGGAGCTCATCCCCACGGGCCGGGACTACCCCTTGGTCTCCACCCAGTACCACGGCTACCTGGGAGCGGTGGAGACCGTCCGGGTCCTCACCGAGGCCGAGGCGGCGGAAAAGGAGCCCAAGGAGGAAAAGCGCCTTTCCTTCTATCCTCCCTGGCCGGTGGGGGAGCACGCCTGGGCCATGACCGTGGACCTGAGCCGCTGCCTGGGGTGCGGCCTTTGCATCCTCGCCTGCCAGGTGGAGAACAACATCCCCGCCGTGGGCAAGGAGGAGGTCAGGAAGGGCCGGGAGATGCACTGGATCCGCGTGGACCGCTATTTCGCCGAGGAGGGGGTGCTCCACCAGCCGGTGATGTGCCAGCACTGCGAGAAGGCCCCTTGCGAAGCGGTATGCCCGGTGGCAGCCACGGGGCACTCCGACGAGGGGTTGAACCTCATGGTCTACAACCGCTGCGTGGGCACCAAGTACTGCTCCGCCAACTGCCCCTACAAGGCGAGGCGCTTTAACTTCTTTCCCTATGCGGAGGCCTTCGTGGGCAAGGGGGACCCCAGAAGGGCTAAGGAAAGCCCCCTCTCCCTCCTCATGAACCCCGAGGTGACGGTCAGGAGCCGGGGGGTGATGGAGAAGTGCACCTACTGTGTGCAGCGCATCGAGCTCACCCGGGCCCAGGCCGCCCAGGAGGGGCGCAAGATCCGCACCGGGGAGGTGGTGACCGCCTGCCAGGAGGTCTGCCCCGGCAAGGCCATCCACTTCGGGGACCTCCTGGACCCCGAGGACCCTATCCAGGCCCACCGGCAGGAGGGGCGGCACTACACCCTCCTGCCCGAGGCCAACACCTGGCCCCGCACCACCTACCTGGCCCACTTGAAGAACCCCAACCCCCGGCTTAAGGAGCCTAAGAAGGAGGACGACCATGGCGCATAA
- a CDS encoding cytochrome c3 family protein — MRRRNRWVRSLFWGAVLGVLALLLVVFSGVAVGAFEQRTLPPPPQPVPFNHAFHAGGLGISCRYCHAAAEHAPYAGLPPTETCMSCHAFIRPDSPNLAPVRESWETGEPLRWNRVINLPDFVYFHHGAHVAKGVGCAECHGRVDQMSITFQPQAFTMKFCLDCHRNPEPYLRPREQVFNMAYVPDPELGQRLVEAYQVRAPEALIGCNTCHR; from the coding sequence ATGAGGAGGCGGAACCGTTGGGTGCGATCCCTGTTTTGGGGAGCCGTCTTGGGGGTACTTGCTCTCCTTTTGGTGGTCTTCTCCGGGGTGGCGGTGGGGGCTTTTGAACAGCGCACCCTGCCCCCGCCCCCGCAGCCCGTGCCCTTCAACCACGCCTTTCACGCGGGGGGCTTGGGCATCTCCTGTCGCTACTGCCACGCCGCCGCGGAGCACGCCCCCTACGCGGGCCTTCCCCCTACGGAGACCTGCATGAGTTGCCACGCCTTCATCCGCCCGGACAGCCCCAACCTGGCGCCGGTGCGGGAGAGCTGGGAAACGGGGGAGCCCTTGCGCTGGAACCGGGTCATCAACCTGCCGGATTTCGTCTATTTCCACCACGGGGCCCACGTGGCCAAGGGGGTGGGGTGTGCGGAGTGCCACGGCCGGGTGGACCAGATGTCCATCACCTTCCAGCCCCAGGCCTTCACCATGAAGTTTTGCCTGGACTGCCACCGCAACCCGGAACCCTACCTCAGGCCCCGGGAGCAGGTCTTCAACATGGCCTACGTCCCCGATCCCGAGCTGGGGCAAAGGCTGGTGGAGGCCTACCAGGTGCGCGCGCCCGAGGCCCTGATCGGCTGCAACACCTGCCACCGCTAG